The window ACTCGTCGACCCGGCCGCCGAACCGGACGCCTGCGGGGCCCGCCCGGCCGCACCCGCGCTCGCCGTCAAGGTCCGGGAGGCCTGCCTGGCCCGCGGCCTGATCGTCGAACTCGGCGGCCGGCACGACGCCGTCCTGCGGCTGCTGCCGCCGCTCACCATCACCGACGAGCAGGCCGCCGCCGTGCTCGACCGCCTGGCCGACGCCATCGCGGCGGCCGCGGCGGGCGTACGGTGACGACCCCGGTCGAGCCCGGCCGCCCCGACCGGGAGCCCGCCCGCCTCGCCGCGGTGCCCGGAACCGCCCCAGCCCCCGCCCCCGACGCGCTGGCCGGTGGCGCCGGCGGCGGCGCGGCGCTCGCCCCGCTGGTCGCCGAGGTGCTGGCCGCGCTGGCCGCCGGAGCCGCCCGCCGGGCCGGTCCGCTGCCCGCCGGCCGACCCGGGGAGCTCGCCGCGCTGGCCCGCGCGGAGCTGGCCGACGCGCACGGCCCGCAGGCGCTCGCCCGGCTCACCGAACTCCTCGCCCACGGCGCCGCCGACCCGGCCGACCCGGCCTGCGCCGCCCACCTGCACTGCCCACCGCTGGCCGTCGCGGCCGCCGCCGACCTCGCGGTCAGCGCGCTGAACCCCTCGCAGGACTCCTGGGACCAGGCCCCCGCCGCGACGGCCCTGGAGACGGCGCTGATCGCCGAGCTGGCCGCCCTGGTCGGCTACGACCCGGCCGGCGCGGCCGGGGTGCTCACCTCCGGCGGCACCGAGTCCAACCTGATGGGCCTGATGCTGGCCCGCGACCAGAAGCTCGACGGCATCGTCGAGCTGGAGGGGATCCCGGCCGGCGTCGAGCCGCGGATCATCGCCTCCCGCGCCGCGCACTTCTCCGTCCAGCGCGCCGCGGCGCTGCTCGGCCTCGGCGAACGCGCCGTCGTCCCCGTCCCCGTCGACCGCGACCAGCGGATGGACCCGGACGCGCTGGCGAGCGCCCTGGCCGGGGCGAGCTGGGCCGGACAGACCCCGATCGCCGTGGTGGCCACCGCCGGCACCACCGACACCGGTGCGATCGACCCGCTGCACGCCGCCGCCGACCTCGCTGCCCGCTACGGCGCCTGGCTGCACGTGGACGCCGCGTACGGGGGCGGCGCGCTGCTCTCGGACCGGCTCGCCCCGCTGCTCGACGGCATCGCCCGCGCCGACTCCGTCTCGCTCGACTGGCACAAGCTCGGCTGGCAGCCGGCCGCCGCCGGGGTCTTCCTGGTCCGCCGCGCCGAGACCTATGTCTCGCTCGCCCGCCGGGCCGAGTACCTCAACCCGGCCGACGACGAACAGGCCGGCTACCCCAGCCTGTTGGGCCGCTCGCTGCGCACCACCCGGCGGGCCGACGCCTTCAAGATCGCCGTCACGCTGCGCACCCTCGGCCGCGCCGGGCTCGGCCGATTGGTCGACGCCTGCCACCGGCTGGCGCTGGACGCCGCCGAGGCCGTCCGGGCGGAGCCGGCGCTGGAGCTTTACGCCGAACCCGTCCTGACCACCGTGCTGTTCCGCTACCTCCCGCCGGGCCGCCCGGGCGCCGGCGCCGCCGACCCGGCCACCGTGGACGCGGTCAACGGCGAGCTGCGCCGGGAGCTGCTGCGCACCGGCCGGGCCGTCGTCGGCCGGACCGAACTCCCGGGCGAGGGCCCCGGGCGGGTCCGGCTGAAGCTGACGCTGCTCAATCCGCACACCACCGCCGCCGAGGTCGGCGTCCTGCTGGGCCGGGTGGTGCGGGCCGGGCGGGAGATCGCGGCCGGCTGACCGCCGCGGCCGGCCGGTGGGCCGCCGGCTGCCGCGTCCGACCGGTGGGCCGCGGTGTCCGGCCGGCCGGACCCGGGTCCGGCCGAATTGCCTTTGCCTCGGCAATTCGGCCGGACCCGGGTCCGGCCGAATTGCCGAGGCAAAGGCAAAGCCTTTTTCGGGGGCGGATGTTGGAGGAATGCACACTGGCGTGCCATGCTCCCCGGGGGATATTCGGCCGCCCCCGGAAAGCCTCCGTGGACATACCTTCCCGGAGGAGTACAGGCTGATTCAGGCCGCCTGGTGATCAGAATCCGCCAACCCCTCGGCAGGGCTTGCGGAGATCCCGAACGGCGGCGGTAACTTCATGTGGTCGCCGCCCCACCAAGAGCACACGGCTCCCCGGGGCAGGCCGCCTGACCAGGCGCGCGTCATCAGCATGCGGTGACCCCACCCCCGACTCCGGGTGAACTCCGGCTGCCGTCATGCACTTCTGTGAATCCCCGGTAAAACCGCGTGAACCACCTGAAGCCAGTCCTGTGACCATTCCTGCGAAGCGGAGGCAAGGCATGCGTGAAACCCTCCCGGGTGAACGTGCCACACCCATCGATACGACCGGGTACGAGGCCCTTCCGTTCTCCGACCGCTGCCGCGAGATCTGGCGCCGCGGTGAGCACCTGCTCATCGGTGTCAGTCCCGGGAACAGCTATTTCAGTCACCGCCGAATCGCCGAACTCATCGGGTGGGGGCTGGAGTTCTTCGAGCGGATCGACATCGTCCACGCCGATCTGCATGTCGGGGCGCAGTACGAGACCTTCGGCTACACACCCGAACACGCGCACCGGCGGGCCGCCAAGGAGGTCAAGGCCACCGCCCGCCGGATCGCCCGCGGCGTCGAGGAGACCGGCCATCGCGACGCCGTCCGGGCGCACGCGCTCTCCGAGTTCGCCGGCCACCCCGTCTACCGGCGGTTGCACCGGGAGGCCCTGGACGCACTCCGCGCCGACCGGGACTTCGGCGCGGCCGCCGAGGCGATGGCGCGCGGCTTCCTGGCCGCCCGGCTGGACGAGGGGCTGGCGCCGAACGAGCCCCAACTGGCCGCCGGGCTCCGCTACATAACCGCCGAGCTGCCGTTCTTCCTGGACACTCCGGCGCTGCTCGGCGTGCCCTCCTCGGTGAGCTGCTACCACCTCCAACTCCCGCTCACCCCGGTGCTGTTCGGCCGCTCGGAGGGTCTGCGGGCGGCGCCCGGCCAGGGCTACGCGGTGGTCCGCCCGGCCGCGCCGACGGCCGCCGCGGGCGCTGTCGCCGGGACCCGCGCGGCCTGACCGCACCCGACCCGACCCGTGCGGCCCGACCCGGCCGCGCCCGCACGTACCCGCGCCGCGCCCCGCCCCGCCCGGCCGACCGCCCGCGCGCCCGTGCCCCGACCGGTGCCCGCACACCCGCCCCGCCCTCGTGGGGCCGCCCCCCGTACCCGCTGCCCGATCCCAGGGAGTACCCCCATGACCGACCTCACCTTCCCGCTCTCCCGCCGGGGCGACGTCCTGCCCGAGGAG of the Kitasatospora sp. NBC_01246 genome contains:
- a CDS encoding pyridoxal phosphate-dependent decarboxylase family protein; this translates as MTTPVEPGRPDREPARLAAVPGTAPAPAPDALAGGAGGGAALAPLVAEVLAALAAGAARRAGPLPAGRPGELAALARAELADAHGPQALARLTELLAHGAADPADPACAAHLHCPPLAVAAAADLAVSALNPSQDSWDQAPAATALETALIAELAALVGYDPAGAAGVLTSGGTESNLMGLMLARDQKLDGIVELEGIPAGVEPRIIASRAAHFSVQRAAALLGLGERAVVPVPVDRDQRMDPDALASALAGASWAGQTPIAVVATAGTTDTGAIDPLHAAADLAARYGAWLHVDAAYGGGALLSDRLAPLLDGIARADSVSLDWHKLGWQPAAAGVFLVRRAETYVSLARRAEYLNPADDEQAGYPSLLGRSLRTTRRADAFKIAVTLRTLGRAGLGRLVDACHRLALDAAEAVRAEPALELYAEPVLTTVLFRYLPPGRPGAGAADPATVDAVNGELRRELLRTGRAVVGRTELPGEGPGRVRLKLTLLNPHTTAAEVGVLLGRVVRAGREIAAG
- a CDS encoding tRNA-dependent cyclodipeptide synthase, whose product is MRETLPGERATPIDTTGYEALPFSDRCREIWRRGEHLLIGVSPGNSYFSHRRIAELIGWGLEFFERIDIVHADLHVGAQYETFGYTPEHAHRRAAKEVKATARRIARGVEETGHRDAVRAHALSEFAGHPVYRRLHREALDALRADRDFGAAAEAMARGFLAARLDEGLAPNEPQLAAGLRYITAELPFFLDTPALLGVPSSVSCYHLQLPLTPVLFGRSEGLRAAPGQGYAVVRPAAPTAAAGAVAGTRAA